The following proteins come from a genomic window of Methanosarcina sp. MTP4:
- a CDS encoding type II toxin-antitoxin system HicA family toxin, with protein sequence MREVIKLLEADGWYLVATRGSHRQYKHPTKPGRVTIAGHSREDLAPGTLNSILKQAQLKMED encoded by the coding sequence GTGCGTGAGGTTATAAAACTCCTCGAAGCCGACGGCTGGTATCTGGTCGCTACGAGAGGTAGTCACCGACAATATAAGCACCCGACCAAACCAGGAAGGGTAACAATCGCGGGTCATAGCCGAGAAGATCTTGCACCAGGCACATTAAACAGCATATTAAAGCAAGCTCAGTTGAAAATGGAGGATTGA
- a CDS encoding tetratricopeptide repeat protein codes for MGAYDTVLEFNCRCREAWSRKAKVLGELGRFEEAEKCIERCSDLEGLDI; via the coding sequence ATAGGGGCTTACGATACGGTCCTTGAATTCAACTGCAGGTGCAGGGAGGCCTGGAGCCGGAAAGCAAAAGTGCTGGGTGAACTTGGAAGGTTCGAGGAGGCTGAGAAATGCATTGAGAGGTGTTCCGATCTCGAGGGCCTGGATATTTGA
- a CDS encoding type II toxin-antitoxin system HicB family antitoxin, translated as MYRFLVVIEKANNNYSAYSPDLPGCVATGSTRAEVEQNIHEAIEMHVQGLLEDNLPIPESESFAEYVAVAEKPSTSSEAV; from the coding sequence ATGTACCGTTTCCTTGTTGTGATCGAAAAAGCAAACAACAATTATTCAGCGTATTCCCCTGACCTTCCGGGCTGTGTAGCAACCGGCTCCACCCGGGCTGAGGTAGAACAAAATATCCATGAGGCTATTGAAATGCATGTCCAGGGACTGCTGGAAGACAATTTGCCAATTCCGGAATCGGAATCCTTTGCTGAGTATGTGGCTGTTGCTGAAAAACCTTCCACCAGTTCAGAAGCTGTGTGA
- a CDS encoding type II toxin-antitoxin system HicB family antitoxin produces MLIQYIQAALEKAGYEIIDDEEPYYGEVPELEGVWATGETLEECRRNLEEVIDEWIIFRLRNGLPLPRIGEHIIKEPGNIVVENKSA; encoded by the coding sequence ATGCTTATCCAGTATATCCAGGCAGCCCTTGAAAAAGCTGGATACGAAATAATTGATGATGAGGAACCCTATTACGGGGAGGTTCCCGAACTTGAAGGTGTATGGGCTACCGGCGAGACCCTTGAAGAATGCCGCAGAAACCTGGAAGAAGTCATCGATGAATGGATTATTTTCAGGTTGAGGAATGGACTGCCTCTACCCCGGATCGGAGAACATATTATCAAAGAACCGGGAAACATAGTGGTGGAAAATAAAAGTGCGTGA
- a CDS encoding undecaprenyl diphosphate synthase family protein has translation MPKHIAIIPDGNRRWALARGLEKHEGYKYGIISGLEVYDICVKAGIDEVTFFGFTQDNTKRPQVQRKAFVDACIKSVKEIAIRDAELLVVGNTNSDIFPKELLAYTKKTKVGTGKIKINFLINYGWQWDLAYAFDNSSDNKKLLENIASADIPRIDLLIRWGGRRRLSGMLPIQTVYSDIYVVDEMWPDFKPEHLYNAIEFYQDQDITLGG, from the coding sequence TTGCCAAAACATATTGCCATAATACCGGATGGTAATAGAAGATGGGCTCTGGCTAGAGGCCTGGAAAAACATGAAGGATATAAATATGGAATAATTTCCGGCCTGGAAGTATATGACATATGCGTGAAAGCTGGAATAGATGAAGTTACTTTTTTTGGATTTACTCAGGATAACACAAAAAGACCTCAGGTTCAAAGAAAAGCGTTTGTAGATGCCTGTATAAAATCAGTTAAAGAGATTGCTATACGTGATGCCGAACTGCTTGTAGTAGGGAATACTAATTCTGATATATTTCCGAAAGAGTTACTTGCATACACAAAGAAAACTAAAGTTGGAACAGGTAAAATAAAGATAAATTTTTTGATAAATTATGGTTGGCAATGGGATTTAGCGTATGCATTTGATAACTCTTCAGATAATAAAAAATTGCTAGAAAACATTGCATCGGCAGACATCCCAAGAATAGATTTACTTATTCGCTGGGGAGGAAGACGCAGGCTCAGTGGAATGCTCCCAATCCAGACGGTATACTCAGACATATATGTAGTTGATGAAATGTGGCCGGATTTTAAGCCGGAACACCTGTATAATGCAATAGAATTTTATCAGGATCAGGATATTACATTAGGCGGGTAA
- a CDS encoding CxxC-x17-CxxC domain-containing protein has product MFNDRSRGNNNFGAPREMHKATCSDCKAETEVPFKPDPERPVYCRECLPNHRTPRENRY; this is encoded by the coding sequence ATGTTTAATGACAGATCCAGAGGAAATAATAATTTCGGCGCTCCCAGAGAAATGCACAAGGCAACCTGTTCAGACTGCAAAGCTGAAACAGAGGTACCTTTCAAGCCTGACCCGGAAAGACCGGTTTACTGCAGAGAGTGTCTTCCCAACCACAGGACACCCAGAGAAAACAGGTATTAA
- a CDS encoding type II toxin-antitoxin system HicB family antitoxin yields MRLKIILEEDEKTGGFIASFPGFPGFPGFPECFSQGDTAEEAIENLKERIQACLESLAEDELQKPF; encoded by the coding sequence ATGAGGCTCAAAATTATCCTTGAGGAAGACGAAAAAACGGGGGGATTTATTGCCAGCTTTCCTGGCTTTCCTGGCTTTCCTGGCTTTCCTGAATGTTTTTCGCAAGGGGATACGGCAGAAGAAGCAATTGAAAATCTTAAGGAAAGGATTCAGGCCTGCCTGGAATCTCTTGCAGAGGATGAGTTGCAGAAACCCTTTTGA
- a CDS encoding Fic family protein, translated as MSDTDISLIREELLARIDEKMKRLNSMRPLPADALGRLHEEMRLVHTYHSNAIEGNTLTLSETKLVLEEGLTIGGKSVLEHLEAVNNAKAFDRIEELAKNKKAINNVTIQEIHEIVTGGILDNAGRYRTTNVRISGAIKSPPDRSKIVKLMDELTEIIKKSKRHPIETASFLHHSFVEIHPFTDGNGRVARLLTNLYLIARNYPPIVLKKEERGKYYKALRAADSGNLSPFANFIAKAVDESLTLYLSISGGSDELLPLKELAPETPYSQEYLSLRARQGLLDAVKIGKTWHSSKRAVEKYQSDHGKKGV; from the coding sequence ATGTCCGATACCGATATATCCCTGATTCGAGAAGAACTTCTTGCACGTATTGATGAAAAAATGAAGCGGCTCAACTCCATGCGCCCCCTTCCAGCGGATGCTCTGGGAAGGTTGCATGAAGAGATGAGGCTGGTGCATACATATCACTCCAATGCGATAGAAGGAAATACACTCACACTCTCGGAAACAAAACTCGTCCTGGAAGAGGGGCTGACAATTGGTGGGAAATCGGTGCTTGAGCACCTTGAAGCGGTCAATAACGCAAAAGCTTTCGACCGGATAGAAGAGCTTGCAAAGAATAAGAAAGCAATAAACAACGTTACAATTCAGGAAATCCATGAAATTGTGACCGGAGGCATACTCGATAATGCCGGCAGATACCGCACAACAAACGTAAGGATAAGTGGCGCGATAAAGAGCCCGCCTGATAGGTCGAAGATAGTAAAACTGATGGACGAGCTGACTGAGATCATAAAAAAAAGCAAAAGACATCCCATTGAAACAGCTTCCTTCCTGCACCACAGCTTTGTTGAAATCCATCCTTTTACCGACGGGAACGGCAGGGTTGCCCGGCTCCTTACAAACCTGTATTTGATAGCAAGGAACTATCCGCCCATAGTGCTCAAAAAGGAGGAAAGAGGAAAATACTACAAAGCCCTCAGAGCCGCAGATTCTGGAAACCTCAGTCCTTTTGCCAATTTCATTGCAAAAGCCGTTGATGAAAGCCTGACCCTCTACCTTTCCATCTCCGGCGGATCCGACGAACTGCTTCCCCTCAAAGAACTTGCCCCGGAAACTCCATATTCCCAGGAATATCTCAGCCTGCGTGCAAGGCAGGGGCTCCTGGACGCGGTGAAAATAGGAAAAACCTGGCATAGTTCAAAACGTGCTGTCGAAAAATATCAATCCGACCATGGAAAGAAGGGTGTTTGA
- a CDS encoding UvrD-helicase domain-containing protein, protein MKFSEGVGITLDEANNGDSRLKLKHMLLLFFLAAIFFPEFVVPLLILFLLSLVFLKKDHLADYSSYVYKILRSEKESISEEAKENIEKTILDLCKSYESYKIRKETYLTYHEKEKLINACKSCLGNCSIYTHKSRLLDEPSKDFIGRSVEQLTCLLNELKAHDNEDFIQERIQKYDTLFQKSPFPLDDSQKRSIVIDDTHNLVVAGAGSGKTEVLITRAAYLTERAPDGVDSKKILILAFQNKAAGEVRKRLGERFGIDAIEVRTFHSLGKKILEDACKNSGKETPELKFSGYNFEREFSSHVNSLFSLKKTDGNFQKKIMNYMKRYHDNEIVKSKDDFEEKEEFYKYMKGLTYTALDGTKVKSEAERAILNFFLSHNLNGERIRVFYENPAEWMAYTDSNGDKKVPRPDFFFPDYDIYLEHWAIDRDGNVPDWFEGENASEEYRKGMAKKIEKFSQQEKYSLVETRHYEFKETDFEKSLTEKMTIALKAKYPDKDFEFTPAPYEQIVNRLSAECRESVKGLSFNIGRFITIAKTYNVSPKKIEQRLLNGRWSAKQKRFASIALDIYETYDNELRNENKIDFSDMINLAVKELKEDRELYKNSFDQILIDEYQDISAQRYELIRELMNKNEGCKLFCVGDDWQSIMGFSGSNLDFFVNFHEYFDHPARTDLSINYRSCKSIVNTGAEIIVHNKGSQIEKETFAKNNDETPIRVYTSGYGRRSSYRYYSQITTHCVDLIKCYLDEGYEPKDILLLSRIGKNIMMQNKLREHAEKLNVPISFDGSKNPNKVPFMTVHRSKGLQAKVVFLLNVVEDLYGFPCELENPDIFGPATLSSKKGRYEEERRLFYVGVTRAMSDLIIYTRKDSVSKFINEIENKVTVCELK, encoded by the coding sequence TTGAAGTTTTCAGAAGGTGTTGGGATAACTTTAGATGAGGCGAATAATGGTGATTCAAGGCTTAAACTAAAGCATATGTTGCTTTTATTTTTCCTAGCTGCAATCTTTTTTCCTGAGTTTGTCGTTCCACTCTTAATTTTATTTTTACTTTCGCTGGTTTTTCTTAAAAAAGATCATCTCGCAGATTATTCGAGCTATGTATATAAAATTTTGAGATCCGAGAAGGAAAGCATAAGTGAAGAAGCAAAAGAAAATATTGAAAAAACTATTTTAGACTTGTGCAAAAGTTACGAATCATACAAAATAAGAAAGGAGACTTACTTAACTTATCATGAGAAGGAAAAATTAATCAACGCCTGCAAGAGTTGTTTAGGTAACTGTTCTATTTATACGCATAAAAGTAGACTTTTAGATGAGCCTTCTAAAGACTTTATCGGTAGATCAGTGGAGCAACTAACCTGTTTATTGAATGAACTTAAGGCACATGACAATGAGGATTTCATACAGGAAAGAATCCAAAAATACGACACTTTGTTTCAGAAGTCTCCTTTTCCTCTGGACGACTCACAAAAAAGATCCATAGTAATTGACGATACACATAATTTAGTTGTAGCAGGTGCTGGTTCTGGAAAAACCGAAGTCCTGATTACCAGAGCTGCTTACCTCACGGAAAGGGCCCCTGATGGGGTTGACTCTAAAAAAATACTTATTCTTGCGTTTCAGAATAAAGCGGCTGGAGAAGTTAGAAAGAGACTTGGTGAAAGGTTCGGGATTGATGCTATAGAAGTCAGGACTTTTCATTCATTGGGAAAGAAAATTCTTGAAGACGCCTGTAAAAACTCAGGTAAAGAGACCCCCGAATTAAAATTTTCTGGCTACAATTTTGAAAGAGAATTTTCCAGCCATGTAAATTCCCTATTCAGTCTTAAAAAAACGGACGGGAATTTCCAGAAGAAAATTATGAATTACATGAAACGTTACCATGATAATGAGATAGTCAAGAGTAAAGATGATTTCGAAGAAAAAGAAGAATTTTACAAATACATGAAGGGTCTAACGTATACGGCTCTTGACGGCACTAAGGTCAAAAGTGAGGCTGAAAGGGCTATACTGAACTTTTTCCTGAGTCACAACTTAAACGGAGAAAGGATAAGGGTATTTTACGAAAATCCTGCGGAATGGATGGCTTATACCGATTCCAACGGCGATAAAAAAGTCCCAAGACCTGATTTTTTCTTTCCGGATTATGACATATACCTTGAACATTGGGCAATAGACAGAGATGGCAATGTGCCGGATTGGTTTGAGGGTGAAAATGCATCTGAAGAATACAGAAAAGGCATGGCGAAAAAAATTGAGAAATTTTCACAGCAGGAAAAGTATTCTCTTGTTGAAACCAGGCATTACGAATTCAAAGAAACTGATTTTGAGAAATCTTTGACCGAAAAGATGACAATTGCTTTAAAGGCAAAGTACCCGGATAAAGATTTTGAGTTCACCCCTGCTCCGTATGAGCAAATTGTTAATAGATTGAGTGCTGAATGCAGGGAATCTGTCAAAGGTCTTTCTTTCAATATTGGTCGATTTATAACAATTGCTAAAACGTATAACGTGTCCCCGAAAAAGATTGAGCAAAGGCTCTTAAATGGGAGATGGTCTGCAAAACAAAAAAGGTTTGCAAGCATCGCTTTAGATATTTATGAAACTTATGATAATGAATTAAGAAATGAAAACAAAATTGATTTTTCTGATATGATCAATCTTGCTGTGAAAGAACTAAAAGAAGACAGGGAATTATACAAAAACTCTTTTGACCAGATTTTAATTGATGAATATCAGGACATAAGTGCTCAAAGATATGAACTTATACGTGAACTTATGAATAAAAATGAAGGGTGTAAGCTATTTTGCGTGGGAGACGATTGGCAGAGCATAATGGGTTTTTCAGGGTCCAACCTTGATTTTTTCGTCAACTTCCATGAATACTTCGATCATCCTGCAAGGACTGACCTTTCTATAAATTATAGGAGCTGTAAGTCTATCGTGAACACTGGGGCTGAAATTATAGTACACAATAAGGGTTCACAGATCGAAAAAGAAACCTTTGCTAAAAATAATGATGAAACTCCCATCAGGGTCTACACCTCAGGTTATGGTCGCAGGTCCTCATACAGGTACTATTCCCAAATTACCACGCATTGTGTCGATTTAATAAAGTGTTATCTTGATGAAGGTTATGAGCCAAAAGACATTTTACTTCTATCCAGAATTGGAAAAAATATAATGATGCAGAATAAGTTAAGGGAACATGCCGAAAAGTTGAATGTTCCTATTTCTTTTGATGGAAGCAAAAACCCGAATAAAGTACCCTTCATGACGGTTCACAGAAGCAAAGGTTTGCAAGCAAAGGTTGTTTTTCTGCTGAATGTGGTGGAAGACCTGTACGGCTTCCCCTGTGAATTAGAAAACCCTGACATTTTTGGACCCGCAACTCTTTCAAGTAAAAAAGGTAGATACGAGGAGGAAAGAAGACTTTTT
- a CDS encoding DUF6516 family protein, with protein MTISKAFSALSSSEIVLELNVIKAIVEPPVQALKARATLKGGYVLQINESISPDFRRYSYHLQKGDEMVRRWDNSPHWNDLKTFPYHVHLGNEAEPKESPEVFIEDVLWEVKKLLSSNL; from the coding sequence ATGACAATAAGCAAAGCTTTTTCTGCTCTTTCTTCCAGCGAGATTGTACTAGAATTAAACGTAATCAAAGCAATAGTTGAACCTCCGGTCCAGGCCCTGAAAGCAAGAGCGACTCTCAAAGGTGGTTACGTATTGCAGATTAATGAGAGTATAAGCCCAGACTTCAGACGATATTCCTATCACCTTCAAAAAGGGGATGAAATGGTAAGACGATGGGACAATTCCCCTCACTGGAATGATCTGAAAACATTTCCATACCATGTCCATCTAGGAAACGAAGCAGAACCCAAAGAATCTCCCGAAGTTTTTATAGAAGACGTTCTATGGGAAGTGAAAAAACTGCTGAGTTCAAATCTCTGA
- a CDS encoding tetratricopeptide repeat protein: MAKRKSIKKKVNREELAKEKFFKLNKKSDENDASVWFKRGMDVSDPEKKLACFKRAYKLNPKFEDLLFQMAEVLFQAGKKDEAFELFDMIFAINPDSENAFLNKGAFLFEDGRDEEALELYARAVILYPENDWMWVNRGNSFSRLENYEKALECYTRALEIDPKAAETWFSRAGVLNTLDRNEEAIEAYDRGLALNKKIFEAWHGKGAALQKLKRYEEALEAYEKALKLNPKLANLWISKADMLQMLERDPESLKAYYKALEIEPDNFYSLLASARILMRYSKFQDALNYADAALKCSPKSLEALKIKGDANYFLGRHRRALQAFNKILAISPKDPEIWISKGCAANYSGSFEEAIESFDMAFALGSETSSARAQRGYSFQELRKYGEAIENYDRALTLDPENLKIWNSKGVVYSYLKEYEKSFECFDKLLAIRPDDFSALNNKGTVLYDLEMYEEALECFNRAFEINPNFREAKKNRQITTGILKEKKTS; this comes from the coding sequence ATGGCTAAAAGAAAATCAATAAAAAAGAAAGTAAACAGGGAAGAACTGGCTAAAGAGAAATTCTTTAAATTAAATAAGAAATCCGATGAAAATGACGCCAGTGTCTGGTTCAAAAGGGGTATGGACGTCAGCGACCCGGAGAAAAAACTTGCATGTTTCAAACGGGCCTACAAACTTAATCCAAAATTTGAAGACCTCCTGTTTCAAATGGCCGAAGTTTTATTCCAGGCAGGGAAGAAAGATGAAGCTTTCGAATTATTTGACATGATCTTTGCCATTAACCCGGACTCTGAGAATGCTTTTTTGAATAAAGGAGCCTTTCTATTCGAAGATGGAAGGGATGAAGAAGCTCTTGAACTCTACGCCCGGGCCGTTATCCTTTACCCGGAAAATGATTGGATGTGGGTTAATAGAGGAAATTCTTTTTCGAGGCTGGAAAACTATGAAAAAGCTCTTGAATGTTATACCAGAGCTCTCGAAATTGACCCTAAAGCTGCAGAAACCTGGTTTTCCAGAGCCGGAGTATTGAACACTCTGGACAGGAATGAGGAGGCCATAGAAGCCTATGATAGAGGCCTGGCCCTCAACAAAAAAATCTTTGAGGCCTGGCATGGGAAAGGAGCAGCTTTACAGAAACTTAAAAGGTACGAGGAAGCCCTCGAAGCCTATGAAAAGGCCCTTAAATTGAATCCCAAACTTGCAAATCTCTGGATTTCAAAAGCAGATATGCTGCAGATGCTTGAAAGAGATCCTGAATCCCTTAAAGCTTATTACAAAGCCCTTGAAATAGAGCCTGATAATTTTTATTCCCTGCTAGCCAGCGCCCGAATACTAATGAGATATTCAAAGTTTCAGGACGCACTGAACTATGCCGACGCTGCCCTGAAGTGCTCTCCGAAGTCCCTTGAGGCTCTCAAGATAAAAGGAGACGCCAACTATTTCCTTGGCAGGCACAGGCGAGCTCTTCAGGCCTTCAACAAAATTCTGGCCATCAGCCCGAAAGACCCGGAAATCTGGATTTCGAAAGGGTGTGCGGCCAATTATTCCGGAAGCTTTGAAGAGGCAATAGAATCCTTCGACATGGCTTTTGCCCTTGGTTCCGAAACTTCCAGTGCCCGGGCTCAGCGTGGATATTCCTTTCAGGAACTTAGAAAATATGGGGAAGCAATTGAGAACTATGATCGGGCACTTACTTTGGACCCTGAAAATCTGAAAATCTGGAACTCAAAGGGTGTTGTTTACTCATATCTCAAGGAATACGAAAAATCATTCGAATGTTTTGATAAGCTTCTGGCCATACGTCCTGATGATTTTTCTGCCCTGAACAACAAGGGAACGGTTTTGTATGATCTGGAAATGTATGAGGAAGCTCTCGAATGCTTTAACAGGGCTTTCGAAATAAACCCCAATTTCCGAGAAGCAAAAAAGAATAGGCAGATTACAACCGGAATCCTGAAGGAAAAAAAGACTTCCTGA